One region of Zingiber officinale cultivar Zhangliang chromosome 7B, Zo_v1.1, whole genome shotgun sequence genomic DNA includes:
- the LOC122006875 gene encoding high mobility group B protein 15-like — protein MKVRMEENERGGEVAEKGKYDLETVMVDHHYPEPLAKYEDVIADPKLFTETLEDFHSRLGTKLRVPTVGGKELDLHCLFVEVTSRGGIEKVIEDRKLKEVTSAFTFSSTTTSASYLVRKNYMSLLRNYEQVYFFRSSASMNMSSATSGLTERSLEEIEPSSETQAISQKRRRKNRLASSSPYQKVVGVIDGKFEQGYFVTVTIGAEKLKGVLYHIPRQTDMQLTKHAEVVDNSNLESRNGGRARKKKISKSSPHHPKSKPKPNNSGYPLFFAEQQAKLKPLYPRKGREINKMIRDLWSKLPESEKDVYQDMQSYRTEIANREKLKSSQIIDAASMAHSPAEPKILQDAGQKIANKEDNLILSNENDSSSETRDSAGKFSEDDSDIEAYPEFGGTPITSRYQMRK, from the exons ATGAAAG TTAGAATGGAGGAAAATGAGAGGGGAGGCGAAGTTGCTGAGAAGGGCAAGTATGATTTGGAGACTGTGATGGTGGATCATCACTATCCTGAACCTTTGGCTAAGTATGAGGATGTCATTGCTGATCCGAAGTTGTTTACGGAAACTCTCGAGGATTTTCACTCCAGACTTGGGACAAAGTTAAG GGTGCCAACTGTCGGGGGCAAGGAGCTTGACCTTCACTGTCTTTTTGTTGAGGTAACATCCCGGGGAGGCATTGAAAAG GTAATTGAAGATCGGAAATTGAAAGAAGTAACTTCTGCTTTTACTTTCTCATCCACTACCACAAGTGCATCTTACTTAGTTCGCAAAAACTACATGTCTTTGCTGCGTAATTATGAGCAAGTATATTTCTTTCGATCATCAG CTTCCATGAACATGAGCTCGGCAACATCAGGTCTGACGGAGAGATCCTTGGAAGAAATAGAACCATCTTCTGAAACTCAGGCTATTTCACAAAAACGAAGGAGAAAAAATC GTTTGGCATCCTCATCTCCTTATCAAAAAGTTGTTGGAGTAATCGATGGAAAATTTGAGCAGGGTTACTTTGTGACTGTTACTATCGGAGCAGAAAAACTCAAAGGTGTTCTCTATCACATTCCTAGACAGACTGACATGCAACTAACAAAGCATGCGGAGGTTGTCGACAATAGCAACCTTGAGAGCCGGAATGGTGGCCGTGCTAGAAAGAAGAAGATTAGTAAAAGCAGCCCACATCATCCAAAatcaaaaccaaaaccaaacaACAGTGGATACCCTTTATTCTTTGCCGAGCAGCAGGCGAAACTTAAGCCACTCTATCCTAGAAAGGGCCGAGAAATCAATAAAATGATTCGGGACTTGTGGAGCAAATTACCAGAGAGCGAGAAGGAT GTATATCAGGACATGCAGAGCTATAGAACTGAGATAGCAAACAGGGAAAAACTGAAGTCAAGCCAAATAATTGATGCGGCATCGATGGCACATTCTCCAGCTGAACCAAAGATCCTGCAAGATGCAGGCCAAAAAATTGCAAACAAagaagataatttaattttgagtaaTGAGAATGATTCCAGTTCTGAAACTCGTGACTCTGCAGGAAAATTTTCGGAGGATGATTCTGATATTGAGGCATATCCAGAGTTTGGTGGAACACCTATTACAAGTAGATACCAAATGCGAAAGTGA
- the LOC122006876 gene encoding beta-1,4-mannosyl-glycoprotein 4-beta-N-acetylglucosaminyltransferase-like, whose protein sequence is MPEAGCPYCSKKKDVICGNVCGGASKAALSMSRLRCALSRFDLKILLLLLVGAPILVFIIYAHGQKITYFLRPLWEAPPKPFRMIPHYYHENVPMENLCKLHGWGIREIPRRVFDAILFSNELDILEVRWNELSPYVSEFILLESNSTFTGLRKPLVFAKNRQRFKFIESRLTYGTVGGRFVKGENPFVEESYQRVALDQLLRIAGITDDDLLIMSDVDEIPSGHTINLLRWCDEIPEKLHLQLRNYLYSFEFYLDDDSWRASVHRYRTGKTRYAHFRHSDDLLADSGWHCSFCFRHISEFIFKMKAYSHVDRVRFAHYLNPARIQGVICRGADLFDMLPEEHTFQKIIAKLGPIPSSYSAVNLPGYLIQNAKKFRYLLPGNCKRERG, encoded by the exons ATGCCGGAGGCAGGCTGCCCTTATTGCTCCAAGAAGAAGGATGTTATCTGCGGGAATGTCTGCGGAGGG GCTTCAAAAGCAGCTCTGAGCATGTCGCGGCTGAGATGCGCACTCAGTAGATTCGATCTCAAGATATTGTTGCTTCTCCTGGTTGGTGCCCCCATTCTTGTATTCATCATCTATGCCCATGGCCAGAAGATCACCTACTTCCTTCGTCCGCTGTGGGAAGCCCCTCCGAAACCCTTCCGAATGATACCCCATTACTACCACGAGAATGTCCCGATGGAGAACCTGTGCAAGCTCCATGGTTGGGGCATTAGGGAAATTCCGAGGCGCGTCTTCGATGCCATCTTGTTTAGCAATGAACTCGACATCCTTGAAGTCAGGTGGAACGAGCTTAGCCCTTATGTGTCAGAGTTTATTCTCCTCGAGTCCAATTCGACATTCACCGGCTTGAGGAAGCCCCTTGTTTTCGCAAAGAATCGCCAGCGTTTCAAGTTCATAGAGTCACGACTGACCTATGGAACTGTTGGGGGAAGATTTGTGAAAGGTGAGAATCCTTTTGTGGAAGAGTCCTACCAGCGAGttgcattggatcagcttctcagGATTGCCGGCATCACTGATGATGACTTGTTGATCATGTCCGATGTGGATGAGATCCCTAGTGGTCACACAATCAACCTACTCAGGTGGTGCGACGAGATACCGGAGAAACTTCATCTCCAGCTCCGCAACTACCTCTACTCTTTTGAGTTCTACCTTGATGATGATAGCTGGAGGGCTTCAGTTCACCGGTACAGAACTGGGAAGACCAGATATGCTCATTTCCGCCATTCCGATGATTTGTTAGCTGATTCCGGGTGGCACTGCAGCTTCTGCTTCCGACACATTAGTGAATTCATTTTCAAAATGAAAGCGTACAGCCATGTTGATCGTGTTAGGTTTGCCCATTACTTGAATCCTGCAAGAATTCAAGGTGTCATATGCCGTGGAGCAGACCTTTTCGACATGCTGCCTGAGGAGCACACTTTCCAGAAGATCATTGCCAAGTTGGGACCCATTCCTAGTTCATACTCCGCCGTCAATCTTCCAGGATACCTAATTCAGAACGCCAAGAAATTCAGATACCTTCTTCCGGGAAACTGCAAACGAGAACGCGGCTAG